The stretch of DNA TGCGGATATAGATCGGGACGACGCCGGTGCCCAACTCGATCCGCGACGTCTTGGCCGCCAGGAAGCCCAACTGGCTGATTGCGTCGTACGAGTAGGCCTCGGCGACCAGTGCAATGTCGACGCCGACCTTCTCCAGTTCGACGACCTCGTCGACCGCCTCTAAAAAGCCGCCGGCGTAGTTGAGAAAGATCCCTGTACGCATTACGAAGTTATACCCCCAACCGGTTGGTTGGCCACCATCAGGGCTTCAGAAGCGCGATGACCTTGTTCTCCATGTCCACCGGATCGTCAGCGAATGGATCAACGGCGGACGCCTTCGGCAGGTCGATTTCGGGGTCGGCGAAGTCGGCATACGCCTTGTCACCGGTCAGGGTGTGCAGCAGATAGCCGGTCAGCAGTGCGCGCACCACCTTCTGCGTGCTTCGGTCGGCGCCGGGCAGCCCGACGACGCGCGCCAGCCGCCTGCCCTCGATCAGACCGCCTGCCTCGGCCTTGTCCACCGTACGAAGCGTCGCACCCTTCCAGACCCTGGCCAATTCAACGGCGTTGGAGCGCAACGTCATTGGGTCGCCCGGCGCGGTTAGCACCAGGCCGGGCACCGGCAGTGACGCCGCAGGTTGCTCTGCGGGTGGCTTGGTCACCGTGGGAAACATCGCGACGACGGCCTTTGGCTTGACGGGCATTCCCGCCGCGGCGAACACCGCAGCCGATCCGCCGAACCCGTGCCCGACCACACCCAGCTTCGTCGGATGAACGCTGATTTTTCCCGGACCTAGCCGCACGCCCGCGACGATGTCGAGGGCCGTACCCAGATCGAACGCGAGATTGAGCACCGACGGCGCCACGCTCGTCTCGGTATCGGGCGCAGCCGCCACGATGCCCCACGATGCCAGATGCTCCAGCGTGCCCTCGTAGCGCTCGGTTGCCGCTAGCCAGTCGTGACCGAATGCCACACCCGCCAGGTTCAGCCCCGACTCCGGGGTATAGACGACGCCGCTCATACCGGCAAAGGCCAGGTCACCACGTAGAACGCGGTGCGGTCCGCGTCGGGTCAAAGCGGTGAAGAGCTTCTTCGTGCGGGCCACCATCGAACCGTAGCGCAGCAGGTGTGGCGCAGCTCTTGCACTACCCTGGATGCCTATGTGTGGAATCGTCGGCTACGTCGGGCAGCGGCCTGCCTGCGACATCGTCGTCGATGCGCTGCGCCGCATGGAGTACCGGGGCTACGACTCGTCCGGGGTCGCCCTGCTCGACGGCCGCGGCGGGCTGACAGTCCGTCGGCGCGCGGGCAGGCTGGCCAACCTGGAGGCCGCCCTCGCGGAGACCGACGACGTCAGCCTCGTCGGCAGTACCGGCGTCGGCCACACCCGCTGGGCCACGCATGGCAGGCCCACCGATCGCAATGCCCACCCCCATCGCGACGCCGCAGGCAAGATCGCGGTCGTCCACAACGGGATCATCGAGAACTACGCGCCGTTGCGCGCCGAACTGGAAGCCGCAGGCGTCGAGTTCGCGAGCGATACCGATACCGAGGTCGCGGTCCACCTGGTTTCCCGGCAGTACAACGACGGCGACACCGTGGGCGACTTCGCGGCTTCCGTGCTCGCGGTGCTGCGCCGACTCGAGGGCCACTTCACACTGGTCTTCGCCAACGCGGACGAACCGGGCATGATCGTCGCCGCCCGCCGGTCCACCCCGCTGGTGGTCGGTGTCGGCGACGGCGAGATGTTCATCGGTTCGGACGTCGCCGCGTTCATCGAGCACACCCGCGACGCAGTCGAACTCGGTCAGGACCAGGC from Mycobacterium sp. JS623 encodes:
- a CDS encoding dienelactone hydrolase family protein; the encoded protein is MARTKKLFTALTRRGPHRVLRGDLAFAGMSGVVYTPESGLNLAGVAFGHDWLAATERYEGTLEHLASWGIVAAAPDTETSVAPSVLNLAFDLGTALDIVAGVRLGPGKISVHPTKLGVVGHGFGGSAAVFAAAGMPVKPKAVVAMFPTVTKPPAEQPAASLPVPGLVLTAPGDPMTLRSNAVELARVWKGATLRTVDKAEAGGLIEGRRLARVVGLPGADRSTQKVVRALLTGYLLHTLTGDKAYADFADPEIDLPKASAVDPFADDPVDMENKVIALLKP